Genomic window (Festucalex cinctus isolate MCC-2025b chromosome 7, RoL_Fcin_1.0, whole genome shotgun sequence):
TAATTAGTTTTGGTTTGCATAAgaatttaagttgagcaaaagctcTGAGCacctttttttgcacaagctatatggtatttaagttatgcaaaagctataaGTAACCTTTTTTTACATAAGCTTgcgcctgcgtgggtcttcttcgggtactccggtctcctcccacatcccaaaaacatgcatggcaggttaattgggcgctccgaattgtccctaggtgtgcttgtgagtgtggatggttgttcgtctctgtgtgccctgtgattggctggcaaccagtccagggtgtcccccgcctactgcccagagccagctgagataggcgcgagcaccgcgacccttgtgaggaataagcggtcaagaaaatggatggatggatatatatggcatttaagttgagcaaaagttatgagtagctttttttgcacaagctatgtggcatttaagttatgcaaaagctatgagtatcTTTTTTTGCACGAGCTATGTATCAaaatgctgattagacaccatgattagtgcacaggtgtgccttagactactcacaataaaaggccactctgaaaggtgattttgttttattgggggaGGGTCTGGGTACTCAGAAAACCATCATGACGCGCGTGTTGCTGagctgtttacatttttattgttaaaaatgttaaaatcactTTCAACCAGCCTGAGAGATTCAAAATAGTGGAGATCTCCGTTCATAACTGTGCCATCTTCTCCACGTCACAGAAACGACATTTTTCTTGTCTCAGAGCTCAGGACACGAAGACACCGCATTACTAACCGTTTACTTAATTTTCTGTGTGCTGTTTTCAATGTACATCCCCGCCAATACCTCTTACTGTTGTCACTTTGAAATCACTCCACCACCATCTCTCCTATTAAATGTGCCAAGTAACAGTGTGCTTCTgccaaaattgaacatttttcaaTTAAAGTGTGTCACGTGTAAGCCATGTTCTCATGGCAGTAGAGCTtattctgccacctgctgtttaGTTGCATGAACAAGACTGCAGCACAGATTTATTCTAGATTCTGGTTGAGtagtaaatcaaattaaatagcTTCCTTATagtgatgtttttctttttctcttctgACGTTTCTTGGCAGATGTTCTGTCGGACCCAATGGCCAACACCCGAGGAGTACAGCCAGCTGGAAGCGCAAACAAGCATGGGCCGCACTGACATTGTCCGCTGGTTTAAGGAGCATCGCTCGGCTCTGAAGAACGGTGAGACCTTGGACTGGTTGGAAGCCTACCAGAGCAAAAAAGAAGAGCAGAAATGTGGACAAGAGCAGAACGGAGACAAACAACAAAGTGTATCACTGGAAGGAAAAGGTATGTTACAGCTGATCATTATGTCACGCTTTGTCTAGTTTTCGCGTTTAACTCCAGAAACTTTGGTATAGTGGAGGAAGCTGGCGAGAAGAAAGCAGCAGAAGCTGCATCTGTGGAGAACTCCAAGCTGTCCAATCCAGACACAGTACAGTGGTTGACTGAAAAACTCACTCACAGTGTGTCGGACCTGAGCCAGGCAAGGCTGGACCAGAACAGCTCTAGCATTTCTGAAAAGGGGAGGTACGTGTCTCATGctgttaaattaaataaaatctctATTTCCTAGTCTCTCAATTCACACTATTCAAATTGACTACACTTGCACCTGTCAACATTACTACCTTTAAAAAGGCCGTCACTGATGATGCATGAGGTGATATTTATTATTGCATCAGCTCTCAGTTTCACGCACATATAATATCCCAGAGTGCATCTGGCTGTGTTGAAGTTGGTGCTTTGTGTTTTTGGAAGGTGGGTTCAGGTGACTGTGGCTGTGGGCGAAGAGAGTGAGGGAGGATTACAAAGACAGAGACTGGCAGCAGATGCTGATGTTTTGACCATGGAGCAACCTGGGAGGGTCACTGGCTGATGGTAAGCACATTTACTTTGATCATACATTGATCATTTGAATTGACCAAACAAAGATGGGAAATTTGTTTGATcgattatgtctttttttttgtaacaaggctattttttttctctccaataaATGTAATACCACTGTAAAGCCTgtttagttcatttttatttgcaaaGAACATACAGTTTGGGATGAGTTAATGAGTAATTGTATTGTGTCCAAACAGCTTGTTTTGCTGCCATTATTGGATGATACATTGCTATTGGTATCCTCGATCATTCAAGTCTTAACAATAACATGGAAGAAACAACACATATTGGCACTAATGGAAATAGACAGGAGATGTTATATACACGCATAGACATAATTGTTGCTGCCCCTctgttaatgaaagaaaaaacccACAGTGATCACAGAAGTAACTTAAATCTGGCAAAGTACAATAATTAAGACAAATTTTATGAAAATCAGATGTTGCTTTTGAATTGTGGCTCAACAgaattatattaactcatttgctaccaaaaacgtataaatacattctattttaaatgtattaagtgtcccgaggcgtatttaaactttttttttttgttttgtttttatgctcgagcatacaaaGGGCTTTGCTGCAGCCCCTCAACTGTCAACTGCATGTTGAATGGGTgaaaaaattgtagtaattacaaaaacagccagcaggtggcagcagagtatgagagatcaaccagggccatgatgaataAACGAGATTTTtctccacaattctaagcagattggtgaatgatgatgaaacttagctatacagtattctaatgccaatttgccccaaaatggaaacagatagaaatatacttttttttttttttttttttttccttcctgatgaaagatgagactctaatgcaggggtgtccaaactttttcatttgagggccacattagaaaatcagaaggacgcaagggccacataatgttctgaagagaaattatgtttagtcctaaaaattgtacaaataatttgtgcttttgcatatttaaaacaatgctacagtatataaaccaatttatttgaaatatgacactagggttattatagtttgggatttttttcattttagtttttattagttttcagggtggttctgttagtttttattagtttagttctttaaaaaaatgtttagttttagtttagtttgttagtttcagtattagtattaggttttttttttggctgctgctagatgacgtcgcgtctgtgtgacatactttcaaacatcattattctggtttatatcaaaataaatcaactaaaaatcacatttaaaatcatccccaaaggctcatgcattaaattaattaccaaagactaaaacgaaggacatgtttgctataattatagttttagttagttttgcaaacataaaatgtagtttcagttttcatttttaaaaaagcatttcgtttttattttattttggtaacaatattgttttttgaattttagttttatttttttcattagttttagttaactaaaataacctttaatagcacctgtttttcgattacccccccccccccccttcttactttgaccatctccaaacatttttgttttgtttatttatttgaactgagtcaactgCCATTTCtaacatatgtcgcgggccactgaaaaatggacggcgggccgcaaatggcccccgggccgtagtttggacaccactggtctaatgtttcttttggtaggttccatgtagcaatagaacacaatattctgtggaccttgcaaaatcagtccaaatccagtaaaacagccaggagcaaagggggttgcttcagtgaaaatggctgggagtgaatgagtttagaaaaataaataaataaatgaaatggacttggacaaaaatgatcacCCATAGAAAggattgaaaataatttgaccaTGGGGAAGTGTTCAACCAAAGTATGTTGTCTAATTGTCATCACAGTTGTCTTCAAACTTATAATCAGTCAGTTGGCCTATTTAAAGGGTGATAAGTAGGCACTGTGCTGTTGCGTGACATGATGTATACCATACTAAACATGGATCAGATGACGTGAAGGAGAGGGTTGTCTCAAGAGAATAGAAATAAAATTTTAGACAAGCATATTGAAGGTAAAAGCTACGAGAGCATCTCCAACCGAAGCAGCTTTTTGTTCCTGTGACTGCAGTTGCACCCGGGTGTGGTGGCCATCGGGAATTTTGTGAGTTtcccaaatgacagaatagacatCAGTGTATATCGGCCTCCAGCCACTATGGGAGGAGCAACCCTCTATGGAGCATGGCGGCGACGGCTCTTTTGACATACAGTATAGGAATGACCACATGTCAATAGCACATTATGTATATGTGTCATACATAATGTACATGCATAACCTTTGTATTATTTGCTATAGTTTATCAATAatgaaggtttaaaaaaaaacaacaacaacacatcctTAAACGTCACCTTATCCTTGTTGGAGAAGTACACAACTCTGTGCACCATGCGGCGCAGCTTGAAAGGTTCAAAACCAGAAGTGACTGCTGCCATCTTGGCTTCAGCGTTTGCCTACTTTTCAGTAGatttcacgcagagaggagttTATCCTTGTATGACCCGCACCAGAAATAACTGCCtttgattggctgtggccatgAATGgtagactgggcctttaaaatgCCACAGCTGCAGTCTCATCCACCCAGGAAGTTATTTGAGTCTAATTAACTGTGATTGGTCCTTTTAATGGACAGTTTGACGGCATGGCGTGATGTGAGTCGCACTACGCCGTCATTAGTGAGCGTGCACACGCACCATGCTATTATTGGAGGGGGAGGCAGGACTGCCATTTCAGTTAATGATGACGTCACGTTGCCTGTAGCATTGTCAGTGACTATCACTGTTGACGAGGACATTTGTTATACATTTTCTGGCAATCCATTGTTATATTGCAACATTtgcttcttttactttttcaccCTCAAATGttatttgtggaaaaataatCCCTCAGCAGTGATTAAATCTACAAATTTGATTGTAAGCTCACTTCCCGTTTGTGTCTCATTTCTCTTCTAGATGATGTGAATCCATCCACGAGTCACAGGAGGTCACGTACAAGATGCCAAAAGTGGAAGCAGGGATGTCTCGCCATGCTTGTAGTGTGGCAAAAGCAGAGTGGCCGTCTGCTCACGCGTCGCCCCGACGTGTGCTGCAGATGCGCATGTAGAGGAGTGCCAAAGCTGgacttcatcttttttttgaagaagtacccttgtaaatatttttctgtattgctaaaaaaaaaagtgtacagttTTGATGGAAGGGCatgttttgttacttttttttttaaaagacttgtGCCCAATAGTGTTCTTTAAAGCTTGAAGTGTAAAATAGCTGTTTATTTGCTGAATATCAATCCTATTTTGGAGGAAAATTGAACCTGCTTTCTGCTCAGTATgagtaagttttgtttttttgtttttttaaacgacactATAAGGCTTTGTTGTGCTCGGCCGCTTAAACTCCAGCTACAATTTTACTCATTCCCTTACAAAAAGGAGTCTCTGGCAATGTTCTCGAAGTAAGAAGGAATGGATTGTGGGAGCGCAAGCTTGGACTCGGTGTTGGAGACGTTTGCCACAAAGAGACACGTGTGCAGACCAAGACGAACTGCATTAGGCCAATGAATGATAGAATGCACTAACTTGTATCTTTTTGAATCAGCTGGTGTGCTCCTGCATCAGCACCTGAGGCAATAACAGTGCAGAATGTTCTTCTTTCTGTTCTTTTAATGTTTAAATTCATAGTCTGTCTGATCACACCATGCTGCCTTTTCAGGTCTTTCTGCATCATCAATTGATGATGGTTCATTTcgatggaaaaacaaaagttggacTATTTTTGACTGAACGTTGGGGACATTCAATTAAACAAGTACAGCCGTTTTACGTGTGGATCTTGTTCAGCTGTGAAATGTGAACGTTTCATTTGCTTTTCGCCTTTGTGTTTTGTCTTCTCAATAGAGTGGGGGATTTTAATTCATTCTAGTTCAGATTAAAACTAGCTcaaatggcaattttttttttttaagtgaaagaTCAAACCTGTGTTGGCTGCCTTACAATCAAACTTTTTGTAACTTGTACTGAAAATTTAAAGGGatgttgcatttttgttttgtcttattgCATCCTCGTGCATCATTTGTGCAAGCACTGCTCGAGATTCAACTGTCACTTCTATATGATAACGCTGGTTTGAAGAGCAGAATGAACATGTTTCCGCTGCTTAAGTTTCATGTACAAGCATCTATGAGCATATTCTGGCTTCTGGTTGGCTACTCAGAAATACTGcctgcattttcattttctacTTTAGCTCTGCTCTAACTCAATGAATACGCAATGCTGGTCTTAGTTTTCATGCATTAAAACCTGGAGATTGTTCAAATGTGTACTTACTCAAGAACAATTATTTTATGAGAAATGAGTTGTGATTGCTGTGGGTGGTGTAAAGTACTGGCCcttggttcaaatctgggtttACAGCTGAATTTAATTGACCTTCTCTAAACTTTAGAACACACTTGTTGAAACGTTTCACtactttttgcacaacttaTTTTCTAACTAGGAGCTTGAATGACAACATTTGTGAGACATTTGTTCCATGAAtcatacttaaaaataaaaataatcaaattatttAAACAGTCGTCTTCACGTGctgttcacattttgacatGAGACTAAAGCCTGGTGCACAtataaggatttttcaaatcttaaatcgggcatttaacagctttggtcgtattgtgtgtaaagtgcgcagataatctcatcacagctccctcacaaacataaagattatcatctcaacactggTCAAGAGTCCAGTCCTCCGTGAGAGACCTCTCGCGCGATTATACGTGATCTAATCAAAaccggaaggggggggggggactgaaACGACGAGACACGCCATGGAAAACAAACGCGACGAACTGGAAGTAATGATGGTGGTCCTCCATGGTAGAGGTCGACCGGACTTTGTGCTTCTCGTCGTACATGCTTTCTCGTGATGTGTCGAATCAAGTCTTTTGAACGGCTATTCAACGTGAACGATAGGAACCGAGTCTTTATCGAGAGCCGTTCATCCCCCTCCAACCACCCCCGGCGCTGTCGTAGGACTCACGACCTAGTAGAAGTGAGACGCCAAAAGGTAGATTTGATAGATGTGCCACCTAGTGTGACAGCTAGACAGACACTACTGTCTAGCTGTCACAGTCAAAATATCGCTGGTGCATTGTACACATGCACGTGCtggtcaatgtatgtaaagtgttgtacactacacatttatgttttatgttccaagagaataaaacttcattgaatgttattttttagaGTATTCCATgtgtcattttttgaaaatggcatttctatttaaataaaaaaaactaaaaaattgaGCCAGTCGGCTCCCGAATGAACGGCTCCCCTGAAAGAGCCAAAAGTCCCATCAACTAATGCTTTCTGATATGCTTGTTTTTGTATATGCGCAGTTCCGTCTTTTTCAGTTAGGGcgcctcttgattggctacattccgtttgacgtcacagttggtggCGCAGGCGCACCTCGGCGTCCCTACCGACGTTAAgatttttgtcgtaaatattgaacatgttcattatttaagaCTGTCAGCCCGGACTGGTTTTGGACCCAATTTtcgggacaaatccactcttaacacatctcacatgtaaagataatcttataagacaaaagattgtcgggcgttttgacgtccttggtcgagaaggggcaatatcgggacaaaaacagcccgattctctatgtgtgaaccaggcttaagacTCGAGTACACCTTTGCCAATTTCTTGTTTGATTCATGGACTAAAGATACGTTGTGATTTTTGCAGTTCAGCTTATTTGACAACAGGTTTGTTAGACTTTCTCTCCTCAGTGTGTATTTAACTGGTGACTCCTCTGGGAATTTGTGGCCCCATTTTGTGGGGGGTACAGTAAATAACACACTCACTCAAGTCGAGATAATCTTTTCAGTAActtgtatttacaaaaaaattatttgtggtAATAGGAAGTCTGTACCACCCACACCCACGACAATATTTGGGTTGGTCATGTCTGCTACACAAACGCATTCATCCAGCATGATGACAATCCCAAAGTCATATGATACGCTATCTGAGAGGGTGGAGATATCAACAACCGAAACCAGCTAACTATGGGATGTGTAGTTTCTCTCAACCTGACTGTTTGCTGTCAAAGGGTGATACAAGGCAGTAAATAACAATACAAATGGGAGTTGAataatcacattaaaaaaaaaaaaaacacacacacacacttcctgttgaaagtcATCAAAATAGCGTTCTTACTGTACTTTGGGAGTTAAAATACTTGCGACCTTTACTTTTCACTTATCAGACTTAAACTCATTTGGAGTTCCTCAATCAACGTGAAGAAGCAAACATTTGAACCCAAGTGCAGATGCTGAAAGTAGACGATGGGTGGCGCTCGTCAGCTCTTATTAATCCCCCAGACGGAAGCCTTGGCCCCAGTTGTGACGTCTGAAGCCGCCTCGGTCGCCTCCTCCTGCCTGCTCCTGAGGCGCTGGTCTTCCAGGAGGAGGGGCTCCAAAGCCTGACACGcctcctctcctgcttgggAGCAGCTGATATCTGTGGAGGAGGATTACAATTATATAgaattcaaaaaaaaagtttagcagGCATATACACTTACCAGCCATAAGATTTTTACCACTTGCTATAGAGTATATAAATATGTCTAATGCAAGAGCAGTATCAAatattggaaagaaaatgttcaggTTTGATTGACGTATGCATGTTATTGTGGCTGCAATGTGTGTGTAGAACTTTAGCATACTGAgagttgagttttgttttttgtttttttgctctccTGACACTACTGCAGTTaaccaaaaatataaatacagctCTTATTATATATGATGCTGTACAAAAACAGGCAAAACAGCAGGAAGAGTTGAATTGAAATTCCATGAAATTCATGATGCAAAATTAAAAGTTAACAGTACTTAACGAATCTTTAGAGTATGCTGTATAAGACTATTTGCAGCATACAAATATTGTAATGACTATGTACACACCACACAAAACTTTACTAATAGTAAAGTGCAGTAATTGattttataaacaaataaaacattgttAAATTGTCAAAACTTAGGAACTTTTTGATAGGGTGGTAGAAGAGCACTTTATTTCCCAGAATACCTTGCTTTAAGCctttaaaatggctgcccaAACAATTTGCTTGGAGGACACTAGTGAAATACCGTAGCCGTTTCTCAATTTGCATTCTTGTCTCTACTTACATCCTTGTGATCTTGTGAAAACGTTACCAGTCACAGCCCAAATATTGTTCCAATTGAAAGTACGAATAAACCAAGAGTGCACAGAATACCCGGATGTTTTATGTCATGTTCTTAGGAAAAATGTTCTGGAGTACATTGTGAGGAAGGTCGTACTTGGCGAGTTCACAAGACTGTACTGTTCTTCATAGAGAAACGGCCAGTCTCGTTCTCACTGACGTGATGAGAATGGGTTTCTCTGACCTAATATTCATCTATACTCCCTTAATAATCCATCTAAAACAGAGGTGGCCAAGTTCagaaagctttgcagaagcctgataacgaccctgatcatgaatcaggtgtgttagtggagagaaacatggaaaacaggctggataggggctctcgaggactgaacttggccacccctgatcTCAAACAAGTTATTGCTTTTCAGCATTTAAAGGATCCATTTAATATCCAGAAATAAAACTGAAGATCAGGGTCACTTggaaatattttctttaaatcAGTGCTGTTCTACACATAATAGCACTTACAAGAACTGTGGCGTAGAAAGGAAGGAGCGTCCTCCAAGGTCCATGGGATATTTGAACATGAGAAAGAAGTAGAGGTGACCCACCAGGTTCCCAATGAGTTCATTCACAAACCTGCAGCAAAACAGTTGACAAGCAGGTCGTTGTGAGAATAATGATAAACACACAAATATAATGGCTTTCTTGGACAGGTTGTACTGTTAAAATAgaattcaagtaaaaaaaaaaaaaaaaaaatttctttacaataaaagGTTCTATATGCGGATCCAATAGTCTAAACACGTGTTctcatattgcatttgtggaatataaattaagcgttaagagttaacaaaaaaaaaaaaaaatccacttgtttttatccatctccatgggcggccattttgacacttgctgtcggctgaaaatgacatcacagttgctcaggactcaggcaacaaccaatcaaagcggacctgttttctgaagttgcgctgtgattggttgttacctgagaaacattgatgtcatcttcagtcgacagcaagtgacaaaatggccgcccgaggaaatggataaaaacaagtggattattttttttttttgttaactctTACTCCACAAACTCAACATGAATCacaatgtcgtgtttagactagtgtgggtGCATAGAACTTATTATTGTGaagaacgcttttttttttctttttctttttttacttgacttcccctttctaAGTGCATTTTGTTGCTCCGCACTTGTGCATGTGCAATGACAACTCTCCATTCATTCCATGACTTACGAGCCTCCGATGATGAAGTTGAAGATCAAAATGACCCACGGCAGATAATGTGCCTAGACAGAGCATACATGGACCATTAATAAGGATTTTCTGGACCCGTTTACTAAGGCTgttcataaataaatgcatcGATGTGATTGACGTGTTCTAACATGTTACCTTGAATCTTGTTCCAAACCAGAAAGACACAATCGTGTCTTTATTGAACTGGGCCCAGATGTACagtacagacatgatcaacggGATCATCAGCAGctatcaacaaaaacaacacattgtTAGCATCCAGGCAAACATCATTAACGTTCCTTTCTGGTAACACTCACGTCTCATCGTGACAGTCTAGTGACTTTATGGCGTTTCAACTAGTTGCCTGGCAACTGCATCGCTAGCTGTTGTGTCACACTTGGCATGCAGACGTGAGCACAATACAGCAGATACCAACTTTCTAAAATATCGACACACCTgttcaattacatttttgtgatgaaaaaaaaatttaaccaaGATAAATCaattccaaactttttccatctCTACTGTTAAATCTTATAAAAAGTACAACCTGATGACGTAAATATGCACTCTCCAACTAATACTTCAACATGTCACCAGGACTCAGTTGCTCAATTCAACTCAATTACACACTTTTCTGTACAAAACACTCTTTCCACCAGAAAACTTGCTGAGCCTGGTGGTCCATGACGCACAACATCAAACCGAGCGACGACATCCAGTGATTACgactgaaagaaagaaaaagcccccccatccccatgatcgtacccacagacacacccaaaacccaacaaacacatgaaaaccacaacatggcggtgCACaaaagtaccctgtaaggaaaggcacccaggaggagttcatccacagtgagatggatgaagaccaagcatccctctcactgtggaggctcccccatgagaaaacgctggagctaaaaatttaacaactaccaaataaaaacatttaaacactaaaagaaaacagttaaacacgatagaaaaaaataaataaataaaaacaaagctacaagacaatatagattaaaatagttaaataaataaaaggggataaaaaaaataaaaatataaataataataaaaataaaaaataataataataataataataaataaataaaataaagtaaaaaagaccaataaaatgccaaactaaaaaagtaagtcttaagcctcctcttaaaaacataaatattctctgcagacctgatgctctccggcaggccattccataggtgaggaccatagtggctaaaggcagcttcaccatgtgtcttggtcctccacctttggaatagttaaaaggccactgccagaagacctcagaagccgcgaggggtaatagggtaaaagcaaatcagaaaaa
Coding sequences:
- the derl1 gene encoding derlin-1; translated protein: MSDIGDWFKSIPLITRGWFAASIAVPLIGKLGLVDPRNLALRPDLFLRRLHLWRPVTATLYFPVYPNTGFLFLVNLYFLYNYSTRLETGAFDGRPADYVFMLLFNWICIVITALIMDMQLLMIPLIMSVLYIWAQFNKDTIVSFWFGTRFKAHYLPWVILIFNFIIGGSFVNELIGNLVGHLYFFLMFKYPMDLGGRSFLSTPQFLYQLLPSRRGGVSGFGAPPPGRPAPQEQAGGGDRGGFRRHNWGQGFRLGD